In Haliotis asinina isolate JCU_RB_2024 chromosome 15, JCU_Hal_asi_v2, whole genome shotgun sequence, the sequence GATGTTCAAGTTAACAACTACTAAGATGCCTGCCTCACCTCCCAGATTGTACTAAACATCTCCCAATTATTTTGCAGGTGGCTGAAGGCCCGTACAGACGCTAGATGTTCCAAATGGTCAACCTTTCCACGAGCTTGCTGTCCATAATGGACATGAATAAATATAATCTTTCTCCAAACTTCACCATCGATGACCTCATTAAAGTGGCCGTGGACTACAAAGTGTCGGACCACTGGTTCGAAAAAGAGACTGAACTTGTTCTGGTCGTTATCTTCTGTTTTGTCATTCTGTGTGGCCTATCCGGCAATATCGTCGTATGCCTGATCATATGCAGGAACGGGAACCTGAAGTCTACAAGAAACTGGTACATCCTCAACTTGTCCATCTGCGAGATCATGACTTGTATCATGTGTATGCCTTTTATTCTGGTCAGGATGACTCTCAAGAACTGGCGCTTGGGATTAGTGCTGTGTAAACTTGTCCCAACGCTTCAGACAACCTATGTGGCAGTATCGACCCTCACCGTTGTGGCCATAGCTGTGGATAGGTACCGTGTGATTGTATGTTCAGTGACCCGGAGTCACTACAAGAAGAAGACAAAATATGTGATTCCTTTGACGTGGTTGGTGGGCTTCTTCATGTCCCTCCCGCAGTTGTTGACAAACCGTGTGGAGGATGTGATCGGTGTATCTCGCTACCTCCTGTATTCCATCTGTATTGAACACTGGGACTCCTCCGAGCTGCTCATGTGCTACACTGTGGCTGTTTTACTTATGCAGTATCTTCTACCAGTTCTCGCAATCATCACGCTCCATGTTCTCATCTGCCGGTTTCTTCGGGTCCGTATCAATACACGACAAGTCTCACTGAGGGAGGTGCACCGAGCTAAGAGAAACATGGCGAGTCATCGTAAAAATATGTATCTACTAACAAGCATAGCAGTTTTATTTGCAGTCACGTGGCTGCCAATAACTCTTGTTAACATCCTGGCAGACTTTGACCAAGGTGTGTTTGAGGGCAAGGATTTTCGCCTTATCCATGCCACCTGCCTTTTAGTAGCCCTCTGTTCTGTGTGTATAAACCCGGTTGTCTACGGATGGTTCAACTCCAACTTCCGCCGTGACCTACAGAGGTGGGCGAGTACTAAGATATCAAGTTCGGTGGATCTGGTACAATACATAGAGGCCAGTACACACCGGTCCAAAACAGACATGCTGACTATGTCAACACACAACCATCGGGGGTATTCCATTGTCCATGAACGACGCATAGAATAACACGTGACAAATACTTACATATTTGGTTATTAATGTATATTCTGTACCCATGAGGTACACGCTTTTTCTTGGACTATAAAAAGCAAAAATTGAACAACTTGGGTTTATACATACGTGTATAGCTGTTCTCACCTGTCTCGCTGCTGCACACCTTTTAATAAACTCCTCAAACAGACCAAGGACCACAGTAGGGCGACCGAGAATATTTCACATAAACACATATAGTTTTATTTGTCTTGACACaggatgagtgagttagtaagcGAGTGAACTGGATCTTACATGAAGTTGCATATTTTCAGTGGTCTTACAAATAGTGATTGGAATTAGTTGTACGCCccctttagcaatgttccagtaaaatcaaggcggggacaccagaaatggacgtaACACACTGTACCCAGTCTCCGGCATGACCAGTCAACCGTTGAATCACTGGATCCCATacctgctaagtgtggcgttgAATGTCAATGTTCACAAGGATGTATCGATGCGCACAGAGTGAATTCATTTCATTTCGCCCATAGCATTCTTTTGGATGCATATATCACTTGacataaatatatcaacatCAGTTAcataaaagtatgtatgtaatacGCTAGCCACACGAATAGCCTGCAAACAGTGCAAATGAAATTAACTGACACGTTTGTACCCAAGGCCCAGTTTCATCACATATTAAACGCCCAGAAACAAAGTGCTAATATGCATTTATAAGCTACATTTAGATGTCGTACACATGCTCCCATTCATCGCCTTCAGATGGGCTTTTAGGTCCCAGCACCTACGGTAAATTGCCAAGAGAGTACGATGAGGTCAAACCGTCACATAGCTGTTATTGCTAATTCGCAAATGTGATTCACCATTAGTTTCCCACATATTGACCTCAATTTGATTTTCTACTTGTATATGGACAAGACTATTTACAGCTACCGTGTCATCAATGAGCGAGGCGTATTAGTATAAGTCTATCAACACAGATGTATTGACTGCCTGATACAACTGATATACAAGTCCTGGGATACACGGCGCTTGTATGATAAAGATCAATACAACTTCTGTTATAATTACTGTTTTGAGCTACTTAGGTGGATATGCACTCTCATGGTGTCTAAAATAGGTTATCCTATCCTATCGTCCTTACTTTTGCATCCCGTTCAAAACAAACGACAGTAGTTTTGCAGCCCGGGGTTTCTTTAAAGACACAGAATCGTTTTCCAAACATTTTTGATGACGAACTCTGCCAAAAGGGGGACAAAGCCAACTCCGTAGTCATAAGCCATATATAAAGCACAGTTAATTGTGCGATCTCAACCATTGTATATTAAGCTTGTGTTTAAGAATCATTATCAAGTAGTGATGATGTCAGGTAAGGTCAGAttgatggatgtcaacttctttattgtgaataacacgacgtttccaAGTGACTGCTTGCTCCTTCATGacgacgtttcggagttaatgcttgcTCCTttatcaggtgatgaaggatcAAGCATACACTCCaaaacgtcgtgttattcacGATTTATGCAttcataaatcttgcttttcttatgcattcGACCACTAACAGCTCCTCCGAGAATTGACGATATCAGGTGCTCATGAATGTGCATATCCTGCTTCACCGGTAGCTGCTGTCACTAATACACGTCCAGCATACACTTTTAAACATGGGAAGATGTGATGCAGGGTTTAAAATGGAATTTAGAATTCATCGGCACTAGTTCACACTGAAACTTGTTCAGAACATTATACACATAATTTTATATTTTAGTTATAGCTTTGTCTTGGATACACTCACCTTCTCACCAACACATGGCATCAGCACTGTTGGATAGTGCTTCGTAAACACAGCATCAATTTCACCTTATTTCACTGTTTACTTTACATTATCAAAATGATTTTGTCACTTTCATGTAAGACTCGTGTGGGAATACCTTTCCAGTGTCATCGTGTTAAAGGGATATGTTCGTAATCAGATATCCTCTTGTTCCATTTGTAATTGGTAAAAATGTAAAACTGTCGGAGTAGAGCCAGACTATtttgattaagaaatatcattaattaaaggtcacatatactctaatagggtacaaatgcaaaatcactcgctgacatcgttataaatgacaccccgtcattaaaactgctcatttcgatctttaattaccttaaatcgacctttttgtcaaccgtgcacaattctcaaccgcaaacgaaatttcaaccagtcagagcggcgcgtctccgtgacgtaatagtgggtatagaaatgggGGTCTGTGCCTGATTTGGTTTGGACTCCGTTGTGGGACTTTGTTGAAGCGGaataaaaatctgaaaaaataaagGTGAGTTGGAGAGTGTGTTTAGCTGTACGCCTCCTTAgcgatgttccagcaatatcacaacgtgggtacaccagaaatgggctacatacattgtacccaggtgggaaatcgaaaccgggtctccGGGGAgacgagtggacgctttaactTCTGGAGTACCTCGTCACCCCAAATGGTAAAGATCTGAGACATTTAACATGTTGTTGCAAACCCCAAACACTGTTTTGGTCCAGCAGCCAATGTGGTATGAATGATATGTGTAGCGAACACCGACAATGCAATGGGTGTTCTCTGACATCcgaaacatatattttgtacCACCTTCCTATGGTTTTCAGTACTGTTGTTGTCCCTTTTACTAATGCTTCTGAATGTGGTCTGTAATATCAAggataacatatatttttgtaataatATCGGTCTAGTACCGTGATGTACTGTTCATATATcaataaacctcataaagagctttgttgtatgtttgtgtttttttcattcatatttctTCTTGTGTCTGAAGCGATATGTCGATGAGCGATGACGTCATCCGGGTGTGCGATGATCGTGACGTCATCCGGGTGTGCGATGATCGTGACGTCATCCGGGTGTGCGATGATCGTGACGTCAATGAGGTGTGCGATGATCGTGACGTCAATGAGGTGTGCGATGATCGTGACGTCAATGAGGTATGACGTTTTCGCGTCGGAAATGGACACGGTATGGTGACAGATGAAGTTGTGTAGTTGGAAGATGTCATGGATAGACGATGTCAGCGACATGAAAAGTAGATGTTTGTTTCATCAGACTATGGTCCGTGCTTAGAAAATAGAGAATGACTGAAGAGTAGAGGTAATTTGACATACAAGGCATCCgttcagaatgagtgagtgtagtgagtgagtttatgccCCCTTTACCATAGCTCAGCAGTATTACTATGACTAATATGGGCGTCACAGTTTGCATacgtcgaacccgggtcatagGCGTGACAagggaacactttaaccgctcGCCTATCCCACAACCCCGTCCTGCATCTGCATAGAATACTGAGACCAGATGGATAAATGTTGTGCTAAAAAGGACACTATTCACTTTACTCAATATTACTTTTCAATCCTACCCCCCAAAACACCTCCAAGGCTATTTTCTCCCCTTAGCCCATAGTTAGACTTGGATTACACGGAACAACGAAACATAAACTACGCTAATATGACCATCATTAAACAGATCAGTTGCTTAATGTCGTACATACGTTTTCTGAAACCAACATAACATCATCCAAACACATTTATTATACTTGCCATGAATCCGGTAGATTAATATAACATAGGGATTGTCAAGTGGATTTTATCGAAAATATAGAAACTGTCTAAAGAAAACCTTGAAGAATATCACTTTTCTTAAGACGTGAAAAAGTAGAAATTGTCTTCACATACTTGAGAGATGCTTTAGACATTTCTATTTGGGTAATAGCTATAATTGAAACATCACGGGGGGTTGCAGCTGCAGGGAAAAGAACTGTCTTGATTATGTTCCAAATGGTCGGCCCCAAGGACAAAAACATCCACACAAGTGAGCAGTGGCGGCGTGGTCGAGTCGGGCTGAACACCACATGGTGCGGTTACTGTATTCACTTTAATTCTCGACGTTGCTTCTTTTGGAGAGTCTTGGCGCCATATTAATGAAACGTGGCGGATAAGCATACTCACTGATTCTGTAGGGGATGAATTTTCTGAGTTAAACACTGTAATAAATGTTAATGTCACGTTGCTAAAGCAGAAAAAGAATTTGAAATCGTGGATTCGAACCGACAACCATTGGGTTTGGTTGGCCCTAGGGACACAAACATCAACATGACATTGCTGTGACTTAGACAGCCCATCATCCATGAGGAAATGAATGCACATATTGATCTTGGCTTGAACAGCTGTATTACCACGTCCCTAATTCTGTGTTGTAGATGACGGATTCATTGGATAATTTCCTACTTTTTCTGAGGGGAGCTTTTATTTCATTTCCACATTTCATATATATGTAGTCTGTGGGTTTTTTCCAATTTCCTTCATATTTgatttgcatgttgttttggcGTTTATATATACTATTTCCGTACGTCACACGCCAATTTCCTTATTCTCCTGTACATAAAGATCGGCGGTAATCTGTTTTGTAAAAGGTAGCGGAGGCCAAACTTAAGTGTCTTGGTATAATCGAATTTATATTAACATTAGTCTTATAAACAAGGACTATTTCTTGCAGGAAATTATTTCCAAAGACAGGCGTCGGTTATACAAAGAACACTTTTAATGTGGCTAAATAGTATCTGCTTCCAATGGTAACAACGCAGTCTTGCGAACACGGAAAGTTTCATACCTTGGGGAAAAAATGGTCTGAGGGAGGTTAATTCCGTGTATACAGAAGCTACTACAGAAGTATCAAGACGGCTCTTCTCAGGTCTCTATCCTTTAGCGAGGTTATGTATTTTACGGTTGTAAAAAGGACACCTTTACTTATTTATAGTCCTCAAGAAAAGATGAAATATTAATTGAGTAACGCCAgacttgtatgtatatatcaatAAGGCGCTCCTTGAAAACGTAAAGGAACTGTTTCAGATCACCAGCATCTTGGCCAGCCAAACATAGGAATATCCAGTTGCAAACAATAAACCTCGTATACTAGACGCATAGGTATGCCTTTAATCCTCGTCCAGTTGTTTCAACATTAAATAACAATTGTGTGGATATCGCTATGTGTCTTGTCTCAGAAGGAGAAGCcaatattttttttactttGCTTTGGCcacaaatatgcaaatatgaTGTAACGGCCAGTTTCTCCAAGAATCGCTTGGTTTGCTACAAACGCCCCAACTCCTACAAATCTCTTAAACCACGACACATGAAATTTCTCGATAGATTCCTGGTACACAGCAGTATTGGAGATATCTTAATCATACAATTTACATGTCATCGAGAATGGTAAGCCCTTACACTGTCGAAATAGCTGGTATAAAGGTAAAACAGCTTTCCCCGCCTGCGACACCAGAATAGCAAACCCAGGTAATTGTAATAGGGTACAATCCTTACAGATTTCCCACTCACACACTGTCCACGCTTCATTCTTTGCAACTATTCCGCTTTTCCTGAAAACGACAATGTTAGTTTTGTCCATGTTAATCACTAGTCCCCCATTTAGCAGACTACTCTGTTATACAGTAAATCTGTCTCTGTAGTCCAACAACAGTATACGAGAATGTTACAATGTCATCAGCAAACAAAAGTAGCATAATGTCTTCGATGAACGAGGACACAAACACTCCATGTTCACAAGTAGAATACATATCACGCACAAGTTCgttgatgaaaaatataaacaataagGGACTTAATATACATCCTTGCCTAACACCAGATGACGTTGGGAAGGCAGGTTTTAAGATATAGCATGACTATACATATTTTGATAATGTTATATAGTTTACCGTGACAGTTGCAGAAGAAGATAGAGTAGTTTCTTTCTTTGAATAAAGTCAAACGCTTCTTTGAAGTCAATAAAAAGTGCGAACGATCTGTGTACTTTGTACATGGTGCTTAAAGAACAAACATGGTGTCTATTGTTGAGTATCATTCCCGGAATCCTGCTTGAGACTCAGATATAAGATCATTTAACTCAATCCACGTTCGTAATCTCTTTTTCCAGAATTGTGGCAAACACTTTACGAAATACGTTCAGGAGGGAAATCCCACGATAATTATTTAGCTCCGTCTTTCTTCCACATTTATGTAGAGGTAGAATCATTCCGACCACCCATGATTCCGGGAAATTTCCAGTGTCCAGAACTTTGTTGGACAATTGTGGGAGACAAGATACTATCAGCTGTAAGTAATGGACTTTTTGGACACAGTGtagtataactggaatactgtacAGCAACCATGTCTCTCACCCACAAACCAAACATTGTATGAGGAGATGTCTTCTTATACAGAGCTTAAGTCATATACTGTGATAAACAATGATGCTGTGTTGCCTTTTCAAGTCAAGGAAATCTGTTTGGGCACCTAATTGTGATTTGTTGTTCTCTGACGATGATTGTTCATATTCTCACATTGAGACAGACTTCTTGATATTTTCACTGAACAAATCAGCTGGCGGCAATATTCCCATGACTCGATGCGTGTCTCAGTCCCCAGGTGACAAAGAGCCCATTAGGCCTGGGACGCACCCGATTTGATCACGTGACTACAATTGAAGCAATAatttaatgttgttgtttttcagtagTTTATTTACAACGAGAGTGTTGTCTTATGTTTGAGATTGTGGACAAAATGTGGACTGAAAACTCACCAGGTACCAACTGTCGACAACTAAACATGTCACATGTAACACAGATTGCAACTAGTTGATTGTTTACATGTGAAAGACTTTGGAAAGCAGAATGTAGCACAGTGTTCACATTCAACATGAAAAGAATACTTCGGTTAATATAACTGGACTCAAAATATAACTTAACCATGTTGCATGGATATTGTTGCCCCGAGTGTAACCTTGCGATTGGGACTGGTTGCCTTTGTAATGAGGTAAGCGAAGAACTTTCATAAATGACCTACTGACCTTTGATATATTGCTTGATGTGATTGTTAATGGGGAAATGTGCATATTTCACTGATCTGCCACCCAAACAGCATGGCATACGTGAGAAGTGGAATGTCACAAACTCGTCATCAATATACCCCGCAATGGTAAATACCTAATCATGAATACAGGAACTAGTCACTTGTATGACTATGTCAGATGTTATATATTGTTCTTCAAGCTGATCTAACAAAACCATACATATGGTAACAAAACGTATGGTAGCATGATCGTATTACCAACCGACTGCACGAGTGCTTGTATCTTATAATGTTCATCAGTAGTGTTGATAGATAGAGTGGCATTATTGGTTTGTGTCATGAATACCCACAAAGTGGAAAGAAAGTATTGAAAGGTTtgaaagttctgctccagaaaggagAACTACcaacaatttcagtcaaagaaaaaatatatttagttcAAGATGCAATATCTACCTGAGCTATCTAAGAGCCAATATCGGTGAAGAAACATTGAACAGTTATATAGTTCTGCCTTAGGACTTATTTGCACCCACAGCCGGAGTCCAAAGTAACGTGTAAAACGTAATGCGATGGACAACATCAGGCGACTTACTTAACGTTATAACTTAAGTACAATCAAGGCGATTGTCTTACAAAGTATTTTTCATTGAACAATTGTGATTGATTCTGATTCTTATTGATTGATTTAGAATCTGATATCAACACTGTTTTCTGTGTTTAGTCCAGTATACTTTTCAAAGAATAAGATATGACATGATATTACTACCATGGTTTGCGTTGCATCTTTCCATTACCTTGCTACTTGTACGTTCATTATTTATCAGTTGTATATTGGCTCTATGTTGGTGGAATGGCAGCTGTTTGTAGCTCCTTGTTTCTTACGGAGATATGGTTTGGTACGGTTAATATATTGATGTagcaaaaggtgtaagaaatcccctttgaaatagcaaaatatagcacagacaagtctaacatactgaacaatatactgagcaaataatGAGTACAGCTGAGTCACAAGTTGAAGGTAATGGGCTAATGaatatgtaaatagataaatattttactatcgaaagtttgaattagtaactcagattgttagtgactgtatatCCTCGACGGGGATTCAAGTACtataaaagtattgtcctcctgagtgggtacgtaaatcccaaaacattcacagtaaatttaaactttccactgttcttaatcgtagcatatgtgtattaattattattatttggctagatgtgtctacaTGGCTTACGACtgaaggaatgatgtaaatccaactagagtgtatccgactagggtccatgcaggtagcaaaggtactgtaagtccccatggaccctagtatggtgatctaccttcagttgcttgtgatctatagcccgtgctTTATATGGTATTGTCCTCTTTAATCACACAGTGACTGATTTAGTTTCACATGCTACTTTTATgttaatatctgtgataatctagtacttttactgtccttcgatggcagGTTTTTATGTTCTCAGTTTAACGTTGATataaattaattgttctcgtcacgatatggctgcaatattgctcacgtgacgctaaatattaactcactcactcactcgaaggtaatgggtcacaaatattagATACCAATTCACCAGAGTCTTGGCATTTCCACTGAGCGCAGAAATACTAAATGAAGCTTGTATAGCATGGTCAGGCACGAAGTGTCGATCTTGACACTGCTgggacacaaacacacacgtcgTGGCCGATAATGGCAGCTGAGCGCTTTTAAAGATAATACATTATTGTGTATGGTCACAATACAGCCATGATATCCGGTAAGACATACTGATATCTATGACCAAGAGCATTAGTTGGAGGTGCCCTGAGGATGGTTGGTGGGTTGAAGCCAAACACCTTGAAGACGACAGCAGTCACGTGTATTATGTTTGGGGAATGACGGTCGAAATGGTGCGAGTAAATGGTAAACACATGACAGAACGCACACCTGCACCGTGGAAATGGTCTGCTCATTTACATCTAGCGAGATGTTTCTATTTGTTCACTGTTGTACGTTTGGGTTGATGCCACCTCCAGATTACTCTCACCAAAGCAGCTTCCAGTGACGTTTTGCTGTCTCAGCAATTTGGAACGATGTATCATTCAGAATATGTGCGCAACATCACGGCCGTGTGAGCGAGAGAATGACATGTACACTGACGACGACATCATCGGACATATGAACATCGAAAAACATACGAGTGTTGTGTCTTACACTAAATAGGCAGGAGGTAATCGCGAAACGTGTTACACAGAATGACGAAGACATATGACCAAATTCATAGATACTTTATTTGGAGTGCATTCCGGTTTAACAGCATGTGTGTGACAACAGATGTCTCAGAGAGGCACAGTGAGCATGGAGAGGGGCCAATGCTTCATTTATTCCGAGGTTTACTTTCGTTGCCAAAAAATGCGTACATCAGTTATCAAATACCGCCGTCATGTGGAGCATAATATCGCATAAAACTCCATAAACTTTGAAACATGTTATCAGTGAAGAATACAAACTCACCCGATTTCTAGTTATTTTATGATCGACACAAATATTGTATTCAGCAATACAAAATCAGCGACAAAACAACACACGCATAAAACATGTActtggggaggtggggtagtctaatggttaaaccgttcgctcgtcgcgccgaaggcccgggttcgatttcccgatatgggtacaatgtgcgacgTCCATTGCTGGAGtgacccgccgtgatattgctggaataatgctaaagcggcataaaactaaattcacacacTAACTCCAACACTAACACACgcgtacacacaaacacacacacacacaatgtacaTGTGTGCAAGCTAACTCAATTACACAATTATATAAATGGAATCTTGACAAACATGCAGTCCGCTGTAACAGCCCATGACCACGCGGCTCGTCACTGACAGCTTCCAGAGTTCCCTCGGCAATGGCATTGCCATAGGAAGGGTCCCTTAAGAATATCTAAGTGAGATTTGTTTCTCAGCCTGCTGACGTTTATGGCCGTTTGTAATGTAGCTGAATGCACATTGTTGCACTGGGGGAGGCTCCGATATGTTTGGAGCATTACAATAAGAGTGGCGATCACACTTAATTACTCCAGGGCCGATGTGTGAAAATCAGACGAAACAAATCAATACTTTTTAACTCAACACTACATAATGTtaaacacatgaactgatgaacTGCTTGTTTCCCTGCTTTCGCTATTACTGATAAAAGAGCAAGAGCTGGCCGTAGTCAGTTTACTCTCTGTACGTGTTGAATAGTCATGTTAAATCCCTGCCAGGGTACCTCTGTGTTATAATGTCGAGTTCAGTGCACAAACAGCCGCATGGCCCACGCAGGAAGCAAATGAACTGATCCCATAGCCCCTAATATGGTGATGTACCTTTAGCTATTGGCAATCTGTGGCCTATTTGTTTATTGCATtgtcatgtgtgtgtatgtgtgtgtgtgtgtgtgtgtgagagagagagagagagagagagagaaatgatCAAAatacgaaaaaacaaacaaagccgCCAATGTGTGATTTTACTGACTGGTTATGAAAATGGAGATTATTTCCTGTGTACATGTTCAgcaatgaaacaaataaaaattgaCAAGTCTGAAATTGTAGTTCTTCTGCAGAGAAAGGTCAGCAGAAAACGCAAATGGTTTGAATCAGACACATACAAAACGGACTAGGATTCATCAACCTGATACTTATAAGAAATAGGAAATGATCTTTTTATACGACGGAACATCTCTCTTGGCATACATtctgggtcatttagaactgaTTAACTTTCGGCAAATTACTTCCTCAATCACCACAGATAATATGAGAACCTATATGTCTGCAGGAGAAAACATGGACGCCTTACTTACTTGCCTACAGTTATAACGACTTAATTAGTCTCTACTTCCTTCTCTCCTGAAGGGCCCTTGACAAGGTACATAACACACGTGACCATCCTGCACGTGTACATTTCTAGTATCAACAGATGACGTCAGTTGATGTTTCTGTTTTAGtttaagaaagaaaacaataatgtgtatgtatgtcggCCTATGTCGTGTAGGCTGCAGACAGAATGCACAGAAAATATGAGGTTTAAGAATGACAAAATCCTGTATATTTCTCTATCATTCTGTGAAAAGATATAATGCATATGGAGTTTCACAAGCCAAACCTCACGTTTACACCTCCGGATGACAATCTTGTATATCTACTCCGTCATATATGTCAGCGAGAAGACGTCCAACGATACTATTTGCCTCATGGCCACTTCTCCTATCAGGACGGTCGTTCAATGCATGTCAATAACGACCATTCGATGGTTCCTATCCAATTCCGATGATTAGTAGAATAATTCTTGACTAGTTGTGCTAATATAGTCAGCATTGTCAATCACTGGCCAATTACGTTTCATGTGAGCCGAAAACATAATGATTACAGGCAGCTGAGGCGAAGATGTTCGGGGACTCGCAGAGTTGGGAAATTCCATGCAGGAGTGTCGTCACTAATTACCAAAGGTCACACTGATGGGACTATTTGGCTTCGAGGACTAaggggtgtgtgggtgtgtgtgtgtgtgtgtgtgtgtgtgtgtgtgagtgtgtgtgtgtgtgtgtgtgtgtgtgtgtgtgtgtgtgtgtgtgtgtgtgtgtgtgtgtgtgtgtgtttgtgtgtgtgtttgtgtgtacagaGCATCATTCTGCTACGTCCAACAGAAACGCCATTCATTTACAGGTTGTTGATGACAACGCGGTAGTCaattgtgtccattttcagAGAGAATACCTTATCATTTTGATGTCCGGGGACATATGCTGTTTGTGTGCTCATTTAAGTCACATGTTGTCTGTAGTCATGGGCATGTAACCGTactaaacacatgcaaagtACTTAGATTGTGCAAAAAAAGATCCATTTGAACCCATGAACGTtattcaacaacccatgctttcaGTAAAAAATGTCTCACTTggtagggtggtcaggctccagAAGTGGTTTATGTGTGATCTTAATATTTTAAACATAATCTAAttacgtagattgatgctcgttATAGCATCCATAGGACGGTGTTGTCAACCAGTGAAGAAAGACGAATGATGACGAG encodes:
- the LOC137266378 gene encoding neuropeptide Y receptor type 2-like, whose amino-acid sequence is MFQMVNLSTSLLSIMDMNKYNLSPNFTIDDLIKVAVDYKVSDHWFEKETELVLVVIFCFVILCGLSGNIVVCLIICRNGNLKSTRNWYILNLSICEIMTCIMCMPFILVRMTLKNWRLGLVLCKLVPTLQTTYVAVSTLTVVAIAVDRYRVIVCSVTRSHYKKKTKYVIPLTWLVGFFMSLPQLLTNRVEDVIGVSRYLLYSICIEHWDSSELLMCYTVAVLLMQYLLPVLAIITLHVLICRFLRVRINTRQVSLREVHRAKRNMASHRKNMYLLTSIAVLFAVTWLPITLVNILADFDQGVFEGKDFRLIHATCLLVALCSVCINPVVYGWFNSNFRRDLQRWASTKISSSVDLVQYIEASTHRSKTDMLTMSTHNHRGYSIVHERRIE